CGCGTGGCCACACCTAAGAGGCGCTACTGTGACACGATGCTTAATAACAATCAAGCACTCTCTCAATCTGCACCAAAAGAGCCTAATCCactctgacagagaaaacacctgATGGCCCTGCGTGCTGCTCCCTATCTCCCCCAATTCCTAcacaacctacacacacacacacacacacacacacacacgcacacacacacacgcacacacacacacacacacaatgttttaTGCCTCCTTGCTATGCTTAGTTAATCAGAGGAATACCACTTTagcaaatatgaagtggatctaGTATATGCTAATATCATTCGCTCACTTTCTCCCTGTCAGATGTGATTAGGTCAGACCTGTATCCTTACATTGATCTCAGCTCAGAGAAGACACACTGCTCACACCAGCCATGACTACAGGCACACCAGCTCTTTATCAGTGTGGTTTTGTGTACAATGTTTTCATGACAGACAGAGGATGCTATAGActacaggcagcagcaggtggctCAGACTCAGCGTCAGACATTTTATTTGGAAGGCCTTTGGTTACACTGAATCCAGTGTCTTGATTTTGAATAAGGTTGTGTTCAGTTTGGGTTACTGTCTTATTACTTTGCTCACTCTTGCTATGATGAGACGTGACAGCCCGGTGTGTGCATTGCTTAACAAAAGAAATGCACACGCAGCTACACAGTAGTCAAAGTTAAATCATAAGATGCTGCATACGCAAAGCCATTTGAACTTGAGTCTGATCAATCATTATTGATTGGATGCAGACTTCAGAATGGATCCTCTGTACACCATTACACATCCAAGGCTACAGTACAGTAATGACATTAATAGAGGCAAATGCAATAATAGTTCAAATGACCGTAATCCTTGAAAGTGTGTGGGAGGtcggtgggggtgggtggggggcatCTTGTTCTCCCCCCTCTGTTCTGACTGCAAAGGAATACCAGGTTAAGAATTATGAGGTGGATCTAACGTATTCTATTATAATTTACTCACTTCTTTGCTGTCAGATATGATTAGGTCAGTGCCATATGGTTAAATTGATTTTTGATCTGCAGCTTAAAGCAGACACACTGCTCACACCAACCCCTGCTGCCAGCCTTCTAGCTCTTtatctgtgtggttttgtgtacaTCATTTTCATGACTGACTGAGGTTGCAGTCCAGGATGATGTAAGCCTGTGTTAATTCAGTGTGGACAGTGCGGGCTTTGTTCTGTGCCCTTTGGTGCTGCAGTAGAGCTGTGCAGGGCGCGCTTATGTGACCTCTACCATTGTAGCACGATGTGAATTTGAAGCtttgttttgctgctacagctgaatcaaaaaaaaaaaaagagaaagagagagagctgggcAGGGGAAAAGTGTGGCATATTTTAGCTTTCCATTTGGATATCCTTCCTTTAACTTTAGTTTGCATTTTTGCATCATTaagttgtttattttccttagtACTCCTGTGACATAATTATCCCAGTACAGGTTTTATTCAAATATGCAATAGACCTGCTGAAAAAGCTTAACTCTTTTACTTTAATCTTTCTTTAAAGCATTTCACAGATTTGTGAAATGCAAAGAAGGGCAAGTAGAAGCAGACAGTCTTTGATGTTTGTGCTGCCTTGGTATTGTGTGTCAGTACAAAATGAGATCTAGACAAAGATTTTCACCTTACCCTTTAGTAAAGATGAGATATTTGTTGAGGAAGCCTATGTGGTTTGACTTAATCAGCATTTTCACAGTCTCCAACAATAATCTAAAACCACAGGTATACTTAACACAGGATGAGGAGAGTCAGAACCTACTTTGCTCTATTTCCTGACCTATTTGTGGTGCATCACTGGCATTATACAGCAGTTGCAAAAGTACTGATTTACACACTTAGCTGACAGTACATAACtgtacttttacattttactcaCCTGTAAAATGGGCTTTCCAAGCTGGAAATTGACGTATTTGAATACTTTCTTTGTCTTGGCAGAATTTTAATTCACTGAatgttccttttgttttctctttaggTCTGAGctacaacaaacagacatttcatCTGAGCAGCATGAATCTACATCCTGTTTCAACTGAATAAGAGCAAACAGTCAGCATACAGTTCACTGCTAACCTTCGGACTGTCCCACATAGACACTCCTGACCACCATACTGTAACATCAGCCAGTCCCTAAAAGGACAGCTTCATTACCCCATCCACCCATCCAATTAGAAGCCAGATGGCGCTTCTGGCCAATCAAATAATGGATGCAAGGATTCTCAGCAGTATGAATGGGAGAGTGGAGCTTTCCCAGTTTCTCAGAGTTACTAATCAGAGCATCGTCTCCCAGGTAAATTCTGCCCAGGATGACAACCGCAAGAACAGGAAGTATCCTTGCCCACTGTGTGGAAAGCGTTTCCGCTTTAACAGCATCCTTTCCCTtcatatgcgcacacacactggcGAGAAGCCTTTCAAGTGCCCATACTGCGACCACAGGGCTGCACAGAAGGGCAACCTGAAGATACACCTCCGTACTCACAAGCAAGGCATTCTGGGCAAAGGCCGTGGGAGGATTAGAGAGGAAAACAGGTTGCTTCATGAGCTTGAAGAAAGGGCAATACTGAGAGACAGGCAGATGCGAGCCGGTCACGTTAGCCAACAGCAAACATCTAATTTACCCCAACTTCAAAATCCCCAGCTGTCACAGACCGTCCAGACACAAAACCAGTTCTTAGCTAACTCTGGTGCAGCAGAGAGCCAGCCACATGCATCCACATCCCCTAAGGGGACTACCATCCCTGATGAGCCCATCCAGCCCCAACCCAATGGCTTCCGCTGCTCTTTCTGTAAAGGAAAgttcaggaagcagcaggagctTGAGCGGCACATCAGGATCCTACACAAACCCTACAAATGCACCTTGTGCGACTTTGCTGCCTCACATGAGGAGGAGCTCATTGGCCACGTTGAGACGACACATATCACCGCGGATTCAGGCTCAGGACAGAAGCCTGCTGTAGGGCCTGGTGACAAGGGGAAGCCCACTGGTGAATTCCCCTGTGAGGTGTGTGGCCAGACCTTTAGTCAGGCCTGGTTTCTGAAGGGTCACATGAGGAAACACAAGGACTCCTTTGAGCACTGCTGTCAAATCTGTGGTCGTCGTTTCAAAGAGCCCTGGTTTCTCAAGAACCACATGAAGGTCCACCTCAATAAGCTTGCTGCTAAGAGTAATCTCCCTTTGGAGCATGACTCCTCTGTTAACCTGAGTAACCTAACGCAAGACCATCAGAGCAACCTCTACTCACAGTACATCTCCCGCATTCACAACAGGTTACTCACGGCTGAGAGAGCTGACCATCCAGATTATAACCAGATACTCAGCACAGCAGGTGTTGACATGAAGGTTAGGGAGATGTTAGGGAGGATGATTTCCGTTGGTCCAGGCCCTTTGACAGATGTAGAGGGCTCCTCATTGTTGGGTTTAAATCATCTCCACCCACCCCTGAGCTCCACTAGCATGGAATATCTGCAGAAAGTCATGTCTAATAGAGATAcactcaacagcagcagcagctaccCAGGCTGGCAGATCATGACACCAGGGCTGCCTATTGAACAGCAAATGTTCGGTCCTAAAGATCAGCAGCAGTGTTCCTCCTACCTGCCTGAGAGATGTCTCCCTGTAGACGATGGGAAAGTGTGCCTCAGTGACCCAGACACCAAGGCCATCAGCAGACCTGGTAGCCCCACCAGCGTGAGTCATCATGGGCCAACGGAGATCATCACAGAGACAGGGAACTCCCACTCCACCAGTGCCCTGGACCATCGACCACAGTCTTCTTCTCCAGCTACAGGtaacagagtcagagacagagtcagagaaagcatttttcttttccaaggCTATTTTAAGATCTTGTTAAAGGGGCACTCTGACGATTTCATAAATTCAGTTTACTCAACACTtgactagaggaactgctcagcctgtgaaaacagctgggtaatttttttaaactaaaagtCAGCCTCTGTTGCTTCAGTTTTGagcattcctttttttttttacattacgtTTTTGCTTTTAATGACTGTATAAATCAGAGaggcaaacaaaaaatgtcaaaccagcAACTGTGGTTTATGTGGAATGCATCTTCACCCATGGGCTACTTTTACCATCACATGTCCTGCAACGTTATGGAGGTGACATACTGAATTGCTGGAGCGTCTCTTTAatattttgtctgtatttttgcaGGATTATCTCTAATATGAGAATCAAAGTGACTCGTGGCTAAAATGACAGGAATGAATAGACGTCATTAGTGCATTGAATATCAGCTGAAAATATCACAACAAAAGATCAAATTAATCCATCTCATAATCTTTTACATGtgttattattttctcaaaaaatatataatatctAAGTGACAGCTGTGACCTCATCTTTCTTCCTTACTTACTGTAGATGGGCATGAAGCGCAGGGTCAGCAACACCACCACAGACATTACTGTTACCCACCAGGACTTTGTCTTCCTTTTAAAGATAATGGCATCATGTTGAATTGTAGGGATAATTAGTACCCTCTATTTTATATCCGTCACATCCCCACCCCTTGCCTACGGGGGCACAAGATGTTAATGCATGCCATCTGGTGTTTTTAATGATTTGATATATACCACCCAGTGATTTTTATGATTTGATCTACCACCTGGTATTTTTATTGATAGTCTTCTGTTCCACCTGGTGATTTGGATGATTTGGCTCTCTGGGTAAATGCCTTTCTTGTCATGGCATCCTGCTAACATGTTATCATGAGCCTAAATTACTGGTATAACAGCGTTGttaagagaagagaagaaaaataaatctaaacttTTGTTCTGTTCCCTCATAGCTTGTGACTATGGTTATTTCCTTCCAGTGTTGGAATACTGGTGTCATGTACATCCGTATGGTCTGATGCACTCTTGTGGGATTTGATCCAGTATCCTCTTAAATGATGGCCGTATAGCAGAGATAAATGGATCAGGTCTAATCTCATTAGATGTTTTGTTTCCATATTGTACACACATACTGGTATCTGcatatttacatgtaaatgcTCGCAGTTTATGACCAAATCCCTCTCCGGTTGCTCTTTAAGAAACATATTCAAGCTCTGTTGTTTTtacttcccctcctctcccctatCTTCAAGACCATACGGTGTCACTTCCAGAAACATTTATGATAGCTGGCTAGCCGAGGATTTGAGTGTGCACAGTTCTGGGATGGCACATTCTGTATCAGACTCTAATTTCAGTCAATATTAAGCATGGAAACTAATTCATTGTAAAGGTCAGGCGTCATTGCTTTAGTCAATGATGGATCCGGCaggctctctctccccctctccttctctcctctctgttcttaGTCCTGTGTAATGGTAGACTCACTCTGGGGGCTTAGCACCGCATTGTTTAGCTCTGACAATATATCCCAGAgacctctgcagctgctccctGCGCTCACAATGACAGATTAATTAACACAATCACACGCTGCTGGCCCTGGCTCAACACACAGGTCTGCTGCGGGACAGATAGGTAAATCCTACACATATGGAGAACACGCACCACTTGATGAGGGTTTAATAACAGGGATAAGTTTTTTCGGAGGTTGGGGGTTGTAACTGATCAAGTCTGTCTGTCTCGATGGTTGGatgtggaggaaaagagagggagagagcgagtgTTTTCTAATTCAGGAGAGCGGAGATGCTGAGGAAGAATTACCACTGCCAGATGTTCAGCTTGAGGAACATTGATTAGTCCAGAATTACTGGCTGCATTATTCATAGTCAGCCTATGGTGGTCATGAAGTTATTGATGTCCTCAATATGGATAGCAAATATAGTACAGTCATGGCTGTCACAGTGAAAGACGCTTCTTTGCTTGATACATCCAGATACAGTGCTGGATTTAGATTTTTAACTACAAATACCCAGCATCTTAAATTAGAAATCCCGCTTTGATTTCAATAGAGGGCGTGTGTTACGAATTACTTCTCTCAATATCTAATCAGGACAGATTTGAAAATGCACTTTGCAATTGCACTTTAATTATAATCTGAGATTAAGAATAACGACTCTTCTTAAAATGATAAACTAATGAAGGGTGCATGCTTCAGGCCTCTGACCTACATTGGACCAGTTAGATCCCAGCTCCGAATAAAAAACATGCCCAAACATAAAATGCTCTGACAGTTATTAATTAGTCCCATTCAATACTCTTAACCTCAAGGTCAATGAGCAGACACCATGTAATGATGTTGTCCCCACATGTGTTTTGTCCCTTATTTCCTGCTTTTACGCTACTTTTACTGTAAGCATTAAAGCCAAGAGAGCCTGAAATGATAAGCgtctgtaaaactgtgaatgGTAATATGAGCTGTGGTTTACCCAGAAACACAGATAAAGCAGGCTGCTGTACAGAATATCACTTTCAATTGGCTGTTCCAGTTACATCAGCCTATTCTTTGCGACTGTTGACAGTAAAAGCATCTTTTAACTAAACGGGTCCTTATCTAACTCGATCCTGTGTCGGGCTTCACAAATTCAGCTCTTATTCAGAGATCAGAGTCAGTCTGACTGGTTTGTCTAAACTGATTACCTGTTGGcttttccttctccctctcacttctgtcttttaatcctctttttaattattattgcAGATATGAGGCTCAAATTAAGCTCAAAATGCTTGTTTTCCTAGCATGCAGATAAAAAGATTTACCCAGGGAGTTCTGAACACCTGCCTTGAAATATTGTTCCACCGTCTCCTGAATGCCATTTGGCTTAATTGACTTGGAAACGTCCCAAATGCGTCATTGACTATGTGGtctaattaatattaataatatatgCTATTATAAACATCAAAGAACATCTGGTGCCCCTGTTTTTCTCACCAGTCTTGTGTGTGACTCTCgctctcactctgtttcatCTTAAACCAAACCAGCCACCATGTAtctctgttttgcatttcaGGTGCTTGATTGCATATATAGAAAGAGCCAAAGCTCCACTGTATGTAGAGTTTGATATCTACAATATAACTGCCAAATGCCTATGTAAGCATATAGCATGTGAGCCCGTGATTGCATTGACTGTGATGTATGGTTGTAAATCTTAAAGCCTATTTCCATATGAAATGAATCACTTGTCCAAGCCCAGCTGCATGCTTTTTCCATAGACACGGCTCACTTGaggcatttatttatttatttacctttttcCTCCGCCTTGCACATCCAGTAAGGGCGGATAACTCATACGCATCACTTCATTAGATGCTCTGTGTTAGGTGAGAGAGGCTGGGGTTTGTAATGATGCAGTAATTGGAGTTTTGCTTGATAAATCTAAGCTCTAAAATTACTCCCCTCACATAATGTGAGCCTCGGCAGTGTAAGTAAATCTTAAACTGATTAAGTTAGCATGAACCAGGCAATCACAAAGATGGCACCCATccaaaggaagagaaaaaaggcagagtcttcagtctttgtgttgttttaccGCTCTCATGTAGGCTGGCAAATGGGTTTAGGAAGGTCCACGCTGAAAGATGAGGTCAGATATATGTGTTTTCTGCATTTGGAGCTGGCCGGTAATGTCATCGTAATTTAAGCCACAGAATAATTGAGATATATAGCGTGTCTGAAAGAGTTCCATTAagctgtttgaatttttttgtctgttactGGAGACAAGGGTGTGGCACTGTTGAAGTCTCTTTCCCGCTCTTGCACAACCACGCACGTCGCCACGCTCATGTAATGTGcgcagacattaaaaaaaaaaaaaaaacaaaacatactgtacacactgtaggtaggcaggcacacacacacacacacacacacgcacgtctGTAGTAGTACAAACAGGGATGAGTGTCTTTAGTTCAAGGACATGAATTTGCCATTTCAGCTGAGATTTTTCAATTTCATTAGGTTGAGCTCTATTTAATTAATACGTGGGTGTTATTTTACGATTTAGTACGTTTGAAATAGTAAAAAACAGCCCTCTTTTTACTACCATTCAGCTCACAATGGAGGTTTTTCTATTAAAGTTGGAAACAAAGTAAAGTAACAACTACAGAtcattagatttagatttacCTCAGTGAATTACCTCAGGGTCAGATCTTGAGGTGTATGAAATTGATATTTCTCTGGCGGGGATGAATCACTGTTGTAACTCAGATATTAGTCCATTAAAGAAGAACAATAAGGCATCAATATGCATAGAATTAAATTAATGGTGGTGGGTTTATCTCCCTATCCCAGACGCATCCCTAAAAGACACAGTATAATGTATGACCTGACCTTCAAATGCCAGGAGAGTGTTGGGCAATAAACTGCCAATATTTGTGGCTTAATGGCGTCGGATGACTTTTACTGTAATTGGAATGGCAGCGAAACAGCTGGGCTGTTTAAAGACAGTGCAAGGCTGAGGTCTCAGACAATCACTAACTCAAAATGGTCACAGGGAGTATGTTTAACCCTGGAGGGTGTTTCTGTGATAGCTATAAGGATTAAACTGTAGgtaaacagagggaaaaagacatttaaattacCTTTAATTAAAAGTTATGGTGTGCAGGATCAAATCTTGTATCCAGATGGATATTATTCACTGGCTAAAAGGAGAAAAATTACCCTTTGTCATTCTCCACAATAATACACTTTGTACTTTTTGAATTATGTTCCTATCGCACCATTTTTCAAGTATGAAGCAAAAATAAACTCAACTACAGTACATGGTGCAGTTAATCAGAACCGCTCACATGTTGGACTGTTATTTTTGACTGGGAAACCCACTTACTGGTTTTGATGGAATGGGGTTTTTGTCTGCGACATCTGCCTTGTTCTGGTTGCTTTACAATTTCACTGTTTATTATTTCTGGAAGAATCTTGTTTGGTGTTAACATCTTTGGGTGTATTTATTGCACATGGTGGTGGCGTCCATACTGTAAAATGATGGATCACTGGAGCTGAAAGCTGATTACAAGCTTGATTTACTGCAGGGCAGTGCTTAAATCATTCAACTCAGCCTGGTGTGGGATTgcaacatttttcatgtttagaCAACGGTTGTTGGTACATACTTTTCTTAGAACAAAAAGCTCAGTATGGCTCACATACACATAGTTTCCTAATTTGATTTGGAATgtattatgtttttgttgttattgtctgtGTTAGGTGAGAAAGTCTACAGGTGTCCACTCTCCAGTGACTACACCACTGCACAGACAGCCTCCCTCGGCTTCCATCTGGAACGCTACCACTTCCCCCACtggcagagcagcagggagCTTTCTTCTCCACTGCAgcccaccagcagcagcagctccagccccAACCCCAAGCTCAGACCCAGATCCAGGGAAGACTGGAGCCCAGCTGCAGGTCACTATCTTGGTCTGGAGAACCACAGTGAAAACCCCTTGCTCATCAACAAGCAGTCTGACCTCACTGACAAAGATGGGGGTGTAGATGGCTCTTTACCTGCTCAAACCAGGAAATCCCAGTATGAGCCCTTAGATTTGTCTGTCAGGCCAGAGTCTGTCATGTCTCATTCAGCCATGTCTCCTGCTGTACTAGTACAGATGTCTGGCGTTTTTAGTAATGGACTCTCCTCCTCCATTACCCGTCGGCTACAAAGTTACTCTAATGCCGCAGCTGAACTCAGTGTGAAACCTGCATATCAGTGTGACCTTTTGGTGCAGGGAACAAAAGAAGAGATGAACGCTCAGAAAGGAGGCTCCACTTGTCACGATGGTGAAGGTGAATTTGAGAAATCTGagcaagggagggaggacaAAAATGACGATGCTGccaagtggcagatgatgaaaAATAATGTCCTGGAGCCAGAGGAGCTGGGACAGGCCAGTGCTGATTTCCAGGGTCTTGGTGAGAAGAAGCAAGACAAGCCAGGCCAGTGGGGCAGAGCTGTGGCCGAATCTCCCATCTCCTCTCTGGAGAACCTGACTCCAGGACAGGCTGAACCACTCCAGCACCAGGGCAGCCTGCTCTCCTTCCTTAGATCCCAGGGGAGCCTGAACAGTGCACCTGCCAGCGCACACAAAGCAAGTCTGAATGGTGGGGGGAATATGGAGAAGGATGTTGCATCAGGTGAGCACCAGCTTGTATATCATATATGTTCAATCCAGCTGTCACAGTTATCAAGATGTAGCCAATACTGTCTCCAGATTTTAAAGTATCTACTGCCACCTAGTGGACAAAGACTGGtgcttccccccccccccccccccccatcttaTCTCCTTTAAGATGCAGTATAACAACCCCATCTGAGTGTGATAGACCACTGCAGATGGTAATATAACAATATTACAATTAGTTAATTTAATTCTATATATAATCAACTGACTGGCGCACTGGCTGTACGTTTTGTACCAATGTGTGACATTGTCAGCCACAAGATGGCTGCTATAGAaatcaaaaaaaagtttttggcaGTATCTCAGCCCCTCATCACCTGACAGCAGAAGTGTgaagagtgagtgtgagtgtgtgaatgaatcATGCCAATTACGAACAACACACTCCCCTTATACTTACAGCActttagcttttcttttttttcccctttccagATCTTATCTCTGATCTCAAATAAGGGCTAAAGAAGACACAGGTGTGTGGCACTGATTACCCCTACACTTTAAGGGATGATATAATCTCCTTGTGTGATAGGTTACAAATCGCCCAAGCCAGTGGAGCCCACTGATGGAGAGGCTTAAGTTCTTGTGATGGTGTGATATGCTTGCTGAGTGCAGATTTAATAATGCTGTCTCTCAGGAGAGGGAATCCAACAGCTGGGGTCTTTGATATGCATGTATTATGAGTGCAACATGATACACCTTCCCTCTGATCCCCCCTCTTATTCAGAAACTCAATATGTTCATGTGAAAGACAGGAAAGTGCCTGTCAACTCCATTAGGGATTAACATCTGTTCCCTTTCTTTATGATTCTAACAGCAAGATGTAGTTTTGTATTTGATTGTACAGATGGTTATTATAATATGCCGAAAAGCACCCCTCCCCTTCAACTTCTGTCATAGCCGTCACACTGTTCatgtttctttcttgcttttatTGCATATAATGCTGTTTGGATTGAAAAATTAGATAGGATTTAGAAAAGCTGGCAGTTTTGAGTCGTCTCTTGGCAAACCtcattttttcaaatttcttcTCTTAAAAATCTCAAAGCAATTGGCatcattaaacattttttccccctcaaataCAACATATTTTACTCTAACTattgcttgtgtttttcagcaatCTGTCCATTGTATTGTTAACTGCAGGGAGTCATTTCAAGTATCTCTTGCCTTTTACTTGCTGCAGATTGATGTACcatattttttctctcccagAGGAAGTAGATGTCAAAGACACAAtaaacacctgtcagtcaaactggACACCGAGACAGGTAACTGACATTGAGAGTCCATTGAGTGTCCTCTAAAACTGAACTAAGCAGGTGGCCCGGCAGCCTGTCCTGTCTGCAGTGCTGACCAGGTGGCTTTGTCATGGGGCTGTCTCCTGTTGCCCCCATCCTCTCCATACTGTATGGCACGTCGAGTGGCATGGTGACATATTGCCGGGCAGTTTGGACATGGAgtgatgtgtttgtgatgaCAGTTCAGGTCGGCTCCAATGTGCCAGCAGTGGTAATTGGCCAGATGGTGACCTCTGGTTGAACCTGTCTGCATGCTCATTAGTCTCACTGAGCCCTCCCTTGTGTTTTAAACAGAAAGTCTCCTCTCTGCACTGCTCAGACAAAACCGCTAGATGGCAACATTTACCACTGTAACGGGTAAGATGCCGTAGGCTTCAAAGATTTTTTCTTCACCAGGTATTATGGCATGCATTCATATTTCACAGGCACAATGAGGACAACTATTTTTGAAATTACAGTCATGCAGCACCACAGATGCCTTGAAGTTCTGAGTTTTATCTAACTTTGAACTAGTTAACCAGTTAACTAAAGTAGCTGTCTCTTGTGTGGCATCAAGATCAGGCCTCTCAGACGCATGAGAAAAAGTGAATATGAGAAGATCGATAAAGAAAGGATTAAGAATGAAAGAACACAGaggacagggagaaagaaaaggccCTGATTTGAAAGGTTGAAAGGGGCGAGTCATTATCTCATTGTCTGACCTCTGTATACCCTCCACGGAGAGggtgacagagagtgagagaaaaggagagagaaaaggagcgAGAAAGATCACCATAGATGGAGATAGATGGAGCGACAGCGAGGTGAAAGAGGAGCGGTAGTGCGGCTGTCTCCATGAGCAGATGTCGTTTGAGGGCAGCGAGAGGGCATCGTGGCCTGCCTTTGTGCCGTGCTTCTCCCCATAGAGATAATGAAGGGTGGAGCTCTGGGAAGGATGTGCAGTCAtcactcactgtctgtgtgCCATCAGAGCTTAGGCCTGTGTCATCCGTCACCATTCAGCTCCTCTGGCCCCCGACGGCCCCGCCACTGTCATCATGGTCATTATGTCAGCctgtaacacacaacacactctcacagcacacacacacccacacacacaggattacATACTTGCAGACGCAAACATATACGCGTTTACAACCTCACGCAAATATGACTATTAGGACAAGGTGTTCTTTGAAATTTTTTGATACTCATGTTGACATGATAATTGGGTTTCAAAGccaataaaacactttttttctatGTCGTACTTTGGGAAACATAAACAGGTTTTTCTTCAAAATACCATCCATCAAACAAATAAAGCCAAAGTTAAAAGTTGTCTAAATACAGCAAAGAATTGgtaaaattataatttaaatcaataaataataatagtttttaaaaagGCTACAAATCTGACTGgacatttaatttaaacagCCCTACCTATTGCAGTAGTACAAACTTGTTCTCAAAGGaattgtttggcattttggaaaatatttctGAGAGTTACAAAATTGATAACACTCTCATATCTGCTCATATCATAACATACATAACATAGCTACAGCCAGGAaatgattagcttagcttaacacaaAGAGTAGAAGCAGGTAGAAACACttcccctggctctgtccaaaaagCATTCTGAGAAGGAAAGTGTTCAAATGGTCGTacagtttttaaacaaaatgttggCCAAACTTTTTTGAAAGACAATAGCGAAGGTGAATAGTGCAATTACAACCCAAACTGTCGGCTGTAAGCATTCATCACATCTACAGTAAACAGAAGTCTTG
The window above is part of the Toxotes jaculatrix isolate fToxJac2 chromosome 5, fToxJac2.pri, whole genome shotgun sequence genome. Proteins encoded here:
- the LOC121181939 gene encoding uncharacterized protein LOC121181939; protein product: MSKEETGVQGGEIWVRLLCWAFYDKACEAYRPSASSQSSSSTSHQSPLNSSCHFVSSASPRIVQDSFITPSTHPIRSQMALLANQIMDARILSSMNGRVELSQFLRVTNQSIVSQVNSAQDDNRKNRKYPCPLCGKRFRFNSILSLHMRTHTGEKPFKCPYCDHRAAQKGNLKIHLRTHKQGILGKGRGRIREENRLLHELEERAILRDRQMRAGHVSQQQTSNLPQLQNPQLSQTVQTQNQFLANSGAAESQPHASTSPKGTTIPDEPIQPQPNGFRCSFCKGKFRKQQELERHIRILHKPYKCTLCDFAASHEEELIGHVETTHITADSGSGQKPAVGPGDKGKPTGEFPCEVCGQTFSQAWFLKGHMRKHKDSFEHCCQICGRRFKEPWFLKNHMKVHLNKLAAKSNLPLEHDSSVNLSNLTQDHQSNLYSQYISRIHNRLLTAERADHPDYNQILSTAGVDMKVREMLGRMISVGPGPLTDVEGSSLLGLNHLHPPLSSTSMEYLQKVMSNRDTLNSSSSYPGWQIMTPGLPIEQQMFGPKDQQQCSSYLPERCLPVDDGKVCLSDPDTKAISRPGSPTSVSHHGPTEIITETGNSHSTSALDHRPQSSSPATGEKVYRCPLSSDYTTAQTASLGFHLERYHFPHWQSSRELSSPLQPTSSSSSSPNPKLRPRSREDWSPAAGHYLGLENHSENPLLINKQSDLTDKDGGVDGSLPAQTRKSQYEPLDLSVRPESVMSHSAMSPAVLVQMSGVFSNGLSSSITRRLQSYSNAAAELSVKPAYQCDLLVQGTKEEMNAQKGGSTCHDGEGEFEKSEQGREDKNDDAAKWQMMKNNVLEPEELGQASADFQGLGEKKQDKPGQWGRAVAESPISSLENLTPGQAEPLQHQGSLLSFLRSQGSLNSAPASAHKASLNGGGNMEKDVASAQKPFQCRYCPYSASQKGNLKTHVLCVHRKPFDNSLYPDRRLRRSHAPQRHSRLPPSIAGDNHAPGRDQIGMTSLCGT